One window from the genome of Funiculus sociatus GB2-C1 encodes:
- a CDS encoding PAS domain S-box protein: protein MTSNSFIPHGHCYLWKPGLVWLHIASDSLIALAYYSIPITLLNFVQKRRDLPFDWIFLLFGAFIVSCGTTHVMEVWTLWHPTYWLSGMLKAITAGISLYTAVLLVRLIPQALALPNSTQLEAVNHKLEAEIIERSRIEEQLVRSHQLLQLVMDNIPQFIFWKDRNSVYIGCNRSFATMAGIDNPEDIVGLTDYDLPWKQEETEFFRKCDARVMETDKPEYHIIEPILQADGKQSWADTNKVPLHDAEGKVVGILGTIEDITERKLAEEELRKSRNRFDLAVLGSRDGLWDWDLQTNEVYFSPQWKSMLGFAEHELQNNWDEWKNRIHPDDSDRILANIEACWDGLTPHWEVEYRLQHKNGSYRWIFGRGAALFDANGRAIRMAGSHTDITERKAAQEALEKAKDELEKSYNLLRAAIDGTPDVIFAKDIQGRYILVNTSAAHLYSQPAAEIIGKDDTLLFSPQMAQRQAEIDRRAIATGLPQRSEEVFTLRGITLTYLLTKSPYRDAQGNIIGVVGIAQNVTSRKQALDALKKINEELESRVEERTTLLRDANEKLQREIAERTATEEALRISNQTLETLIEASPVAIATISVDGKVMMWNPAAERLFGWSEQEVMGRPLPIVPPSEQEQALALLQSEMQGEVPSGIELRRQRKDGSLIHVSLWTAPMFNSSGVVIGSIGLLIDISARVQAEDALRESQQRLQAILDNSPAVIYLKDHDGRYLLVNRQWVSLFHVSLEEAKGKTDWDLFPYELAIAFRENDRKVLESGTGLKIEEVAPLDDGLHTYLSIKFPLYDSAGVSYAICGISTDITERKVAEEKLRQSEAKFREVATREALLNRLASQIRASLDLDTLLETAVLEIHSQLEIDVCLFSWYRPNGARPGWMVVKDAKNPDLPSFRGLYPLENWHPFTSALVNLEIFRVDDVTQSDLAVQEMLKPYNAASLLSLPIQTQSGKLGAVTCGRLVSQQWTEGELELLQAVCNQLAIAIDQAALYKQSRTTAAAAQAQATQLEQTLRELQQTQAQLVQSEKMSSLGQMVAGVAHEINNPVNFIYGNIIHTNEYAADLLSLLELYQKYYPHPAEEIQASIAAIDLEFLQEDLPKLLSSMKMGADRIRQIVLSLRNFSRLDESEMKQVDIHDGLDSTLLILQNRLKPKPDRPAIQVIKEYGNLPQVECYAGQLNQVFMNILSNAIDVLEMGNGEREMGNGGWGLVNREFPIQNPTLSNSCLLKGKAKIQNPEIRIFTEVQDDNQVLIRIADNGPGMTEEVQRRLFDPFFTTKPVGAGTGLGMSISYQIVVEKHGGQLQCISAPGQGAQFLIQIPIGQNKRQALAQIMS, encoded by the coding sequence TTGACTTCAAACTCATTTATTCCCCACGGCCATTGTTACCTGTGGAAGCCTGGTTTGGTGTGGCTGCATATCGCCTCAGATTCTCTAATTGCCTTAGCTTATTACTCTATTCCTATTACCCTCTTAAACTTTGTCCAAAAGCGACGGGATTTACCCTTCGATTGGATATTCTTACTATTTGGAGCCTTCATAGTTTCTTGTGGCACAACCCATGTGATGGAAGTGTGGACACTGTGGCACCCGACCTATTGGCTTTCCGGTATGCTGAAAGCCATTACCGCTGGAATTTCCCTTTATACAGCAGTGCTACTGGTACGGTTAATTCCCCAAGCCCTAGCGTTGCCAAACTCGACACAACTAGAAGCAGTTAACCACAAACTGGAAGCCGAAATCATTGAGCGATCGCGTATTGAGGAGCAGCTGGTGCGATCGCACCAGCTGCTACAGCTAGTAATGGACAACATCCCACAATTCATCTTTTGGAAAGATAGAAATTCAGTTTATATAGGTTGCAATCGCAGTTTTGCCACAATGGCTGGCATTGACAATCCAGAAGATATCGTCGGGCTGACAGACTACGACTTGCCTTGGAAGCAGGAGGAAACAGAATTCTTCCGCAAGTGCGACGCTCGCGTGATGGAGACGGACAAGCCAGAATATCACATCATTGAACCCATACTGCAAGCTGATGGCAAACAATCCTGGGCGGACACTAACAAAGTTCCCCTCCATGATGCAGAGGGAAAAGTTGTAGGCATCCTTGGTACTATCGAAGACATTACCGAGCGTAAACTGGCAGAGGAAGAACTGCGTAAAAGCCGGAATCGTTTTGATTTGGCTGTTCTTGGTTCCAGAGATGGCTTGTGGGATTGGGATCTTCAAACCAACGAAGTTTATTTCTCGCCGCAATGGAAGAGTATGCTCGGTTTTGCGGAGCATGAACTGCAAAATAATTGGGATGAGTGGAAAAATCGGATACACCCGGATGATAGCGATCGCATACTAGCCAATATCGAAGCTTGTTGGGATGGACTAACTCCTCATTGGGAAGTAGAATACCGCTTGCAGCACAAAAATGGCTCTTATCGATGGATTTTCGGGCGGGGAGCGGCGCTATTTGATGCCAACGGCAGAGCTATCCGCATGGCGGGTTCCCACACAGATATTACCGAGCGCAAAGCTGCCCAAGAAGCTTTGGAAAAAGCTAAAGATGAGCTGGAAAAAAGTTATAACCTCTTGCGTGCGGCGATCGATGGCACTCCAGATGTCATCTTTGCCAAGGATATACAGGGACGCTACATATTAGTTAACACCTCTGCTGCCCATTTATATAGCCAGCCGGCAGCGGAAATTATTGGTAAAGATGACACATTATTATTTTCGCCCCAAATGGCACAGCGACAAGCTGAAATTGACCGGAGGGCGATCGCTACCGGGCTTCCCCAGCGATCTGAAGAAGTTTTCACGCTCCGGGGAATTACACTAACTTATCTATTGACCAAAAGTCCCTACCGCGACGCGCAAGGAAACATCATCGGTGTTGTTGGTATCGCCCAAAACGTTACTTCCCGCAAACAGGCTCTTGATGCCTTAAAAAAAATCAACGAAGAACTAGAAAGCCGAGTTGAGGAGCGCACAACACTTCTTAGAGATGCTAACGAGAAATTGCAGCGCGAAATTGCCGAGCGCACCGCTACTGAAGAAGCGTTACGAATTAGCAACCAAACTTTGGAAACGCTGATTGAAGCTTCCCCAGTAGCGATCGCCACCATCTCTGTTGATGGCAAGGTGATGATGTGGAACCCAGCAGCAGAGCGACTTTTTGGCTGGAGCGAACAAGAAGTTATGGGTCGCCCTCTGCCCATCGTTCCTCCAAGTGAACAAGAGCAAGCCCTTGCCCTACTTCAATCGGAGATGCAGGGGGAGGTACCTTCTGGTATCGAATTACGCCGCCAGAGGAAAGACGGTTCATTGATTCATGTCAGCCTCTGGACAGCACCGATGTTTAATAGCAGTGGCGTTGTAATTGGTAGCATCGGCTTATTGATTGATATCAGCGCCAGAGTGCAAGCCGAAGACGCACTGCGGGAGAGTCAACAACGACTACAGGCAATTTTGGATAACTCCCCAGCAGTCATTTACCTCAAAGACCACGACGGGCGATACCTTCTGGTAAACCGCCAGTGGGTCAGCCTGTTTCATGTCTCTTTAGAGGAAGCCAAAGGTAAAACTGACTGGGATCTTTTTCCTTATGAATTAGCGATCGCATTTCGGGAGAACGATCGAAAGGTACTCGAAAGCGGAACGGGTTTAAAAATTGAGGAAGTTGCCCCTCTAGACGATGGACTCCACACCTACCTGTCGATTAAGTTCCCTCTATACGACTCTGCTGGCGTATCTTATGCCATTTGCGGGATCTCCACTGACATCACCGAACGCAAAGTCGCTGAGGAGAAACTGCGGCAGTCGGAAGCAAAATTTCGGGAAGTAGCGACTAGGGAAGCACTACTCAATCGCCTTGCGAGCCAGATTCGCGCTTCCCTTGATTTGGATACACTTTTAGAAACAGCCGTACTCGAAATCCACAGCCAATTAGAGATTGATGTTTGCCTGTTTAGTTGGTATCGTCCCAACGGCGCTCGTCCTGGTTGGATGGTCGTAAAAGATGCCAAAAATCCCGATTTGCCCAGCTTCCGGGGTTTATATCCGTTGGAAAACTGGCATCCGTTCACATCTGCGCTAGTAAATCTGGAAATATTCCGAGTGGACGATGTTACTCAGAGTGATTTGGCAGTGCAGGAGATGTTAAAGCCTTATAATGCTGCTTCTCTGTTGTCGCTGCCAATTCAGACGCAATCAGGCAAGTTAGGTGCGGTGACGTGCGGGCGTTTGGTTTCCCAGCAATGGACAGAAGGGGAGTTGGAACTACTACAAGCAGTATGCAACCAACTAGCGATCGCTATCGACCAAGCCGCACTCTACAAACAAAGTCGCACCACTGCTGCTGCTGCCCAAGCGCAAGCCACCCAGCTAGAACAAACCCTGCGGGAACTCCAACAAACCCAAGCCCAACTCGTTCAAAGTGAAAAAATGTCTAGTTTGGGACAGATGGTGGCTGGTGTCGCTCACGAAATCAACAATCCCGTTAACTTCATCTACGGCAATATTATTCATACTAATGAATATGCCGCAGACTTACTGAGTTTGTTGGAACTTTACCAGAAATACTATCCTCATCCAGCAGAGGAAATTCAAGCTTCTATTGCCGCAATTGACCTGGAATTCCTCCAAGAAGACCTGCCCAAACTCCTATCATCAATGAAAATGGGAGCCGACCGCATCCGGCAAATTGTCTTATCGTTGCGTAACTTCTCGCGACTGGATGAATCCGAAATGAAACAGGTGGACATTCACGATGGGTTAGATAGCACTCTACTAATTCTGCAAAACCGTCTGAAACCCAAACCAGATCGTCCTGCTATCCAGGTGATAAAAGAGTATGGCAACCTGCCCCAGGTGGAATGCTACGCCGGACAACTCAATCAGGTGTTTATGAATATCCTCAGTAACGCTATTGATGTACTAGAAATGGGGAATGGGGAACGGGAAATGGGGAACGGGGGCTGGGGACTCGTGAATAGAGAATTTCCCATCCAAAATCCAACTCTGTCTAACTCCTGTTTATTAAAGGGGAAAGCCAAAATTCAAAATCCGGAAATTCGGATTTTTACCGAGGTGCAGGACGACAATCAAGTGCTGATTCGGATTGCTGACAACGGGCCAGGTATGACCGAGGAGGTACAACGTCGGTTATTCGATCCTTTCTTTACCACTAAACCTGTCGGCGCAGGTACAGGTTTAGGGATGTCTATTAGTTACCAAATTGTGGTAGAAAAACACGGCGGTCAATTGCAGTGTATTTCTGCACCAGGGCAGGGCGCACAATTCCTCATCCAGATTCCGATTGGGCAGAACAAGCGGCAGGCGCTGGCTCAGATCATGTCTTAA
- a CDS encoding succinate dehydrogenase/fumarate reductase flavoprotein subunit, with amino-acid sequence MLEHDVIIVGGGLAGCRAALEIVRTDPSLSVALVAKTHPIRSHSVAAQGGMAATLKNVDAEDSWEAHAFDTVKGSDYLADQDAVAILTREAPDVVIDLEHMGVLFSRLPDGRVAQRAFGGHSHNRTCYAADKTGHAILHELVNNLRRCGVRIYDEWYVMQLILEDAQAKGVVMYHLLDGQIEVVRAKAVMFATGGYGRVYNTTSNDYASTGDGLAMSALAGVPLEDMEFVQFHPTGLYPVGVLISEAVRGEGAYLINSEGDRFMANYAPSRMELAPRDITSRAIALEISAGRGIHPDGSAGGPFVYLDLRHMGREKIMNRVPFAWEEAHRLLSIDAVNQPMPVRPTVHYSMGGIPVNTSGQVRSGTDTLVDAFFAAGEAACVSVHGANRLGSNSLLECIVYGRKTGASLAQFVQNRKLPDLDEQSYLLEAHCKIQALLEQSGQYRINQVRESFQDCMTKYCGVFRTEELMREGLTKLQEILSQSQDIYLDDKGKLWNTEVIEAMELRSLIIVGQIILTSALNRQESRGAHFREDYQERDDSNFLKHTMAYYSPAGIDLQYKPVTITMFEPKERKY; translated from the coding sequence ATGCTTGAACACGATGTCATCATTGTGGGAGGTGGATTAGCGGGGTGTCGTGCCGCCCTGGAGATTGTCCGCACCGACCCCAGCTTGAGTGTAGCTCTCGTTGCCAAAACTCACCCGATTCGTTCCCACTCTGTCGCCGCCCAAGGTGGCATGGCGGCAACCCTGAAAAATGTAGATGCCGAAGACAGTTGGGAAGCTCATGCCTTTGATACCGTAAAGGGTTCGGACTACTTGGCGGATCAGGACGCGGTGGCAATCTTGACCCGCGAGGCTCCAGATGTGGTAATTGACCTAGAACACATGGGAGTTCTGTTTTCCCGGTTGCCAGATGGTCGCGTTGCCCAAAGAGCTTTTGGAGGACATTCTCACAATCGCACTTGCTACGCAGCAGATAAGACTGGTCACGCAATTCTGCACGAATTAGTTAATAACCTGCGTCGTTGCGGTGTCCGTATCTATGATGAGTGGTACGTGATGCAGTTGATTTTGGAAGATGCCCAGGCGAAGGGTGTGGTGATGTACCACCTTCTAGATGGGCAAATTGAGGTTGTCCGGGCGAAGGCGGTGATGTTCGCCACAGGCGGCTATGGTCGCGTTTATAATACGACCTCGAATGACTATGCTTCGACTGGGGATGGTTTGGCGATGTCTGCCCTGGCTGGGGTGCCTCTGGAGGATATGGAGTTTGTGCAGTTTCACCCGACTGGATTGTATCCGGTGGGGGTGCTGATTTCCGAGGCAGTGCGGGGTGAGGGGGCGTATCTGATCAATAGTGAGGGCGATCGCTTTATGGCGAATTACGCCCCTAGCCGCATGGAACTGGCTCCTAGAGATATTACTTCTCGCGCGATCGCTCTGGAAATTAGCGCCGGACGCGGCATTCATCCTGATGGTAGTGCAGGTGGCCCCTTTGTCTATCTCGACTTGCGCCACATGGGGCGAGAAAAAATTATGAATCGGGTTCCCTTCGCTTGGGAAGAAGCTCATCGCCTACTGAGTATCGATGCCGTAAATCAGCCGATGCCAGTCCGCCCTACAGTTCACTACTCAATGGGCGGCATCCCCGTCAATACTAGCGGTCAAGTGCGTAGTGGCACAGACACCCTAGTTGATGCCTTCTTTGCCGCCGGGGAAGCCGCTTGCGTCTCCGTTCACGGGGCAAATCGACTAGGAAGCAATTCCCTGCTTGAGTGTATCGTTTACGGGCGAAAAACAGGCGCTTCGTTAGCACAATTTGTCCAAAATCGCAAATTGCCGGATCTAGATGAGCAATCCTATTTGCTAGAAGCTCACTGCAAAATCCAAGCGCTACTAGAGCAATCCGGGCAATACCGGATTAACCAAGTCCGTGAATCCTTCCAAGACTGCATGACTAAGTATTGTGGTGTTTTCCGCACCGAGGAACTGATGCGCGAGGGCTTGACAAAGTTGCAAGAAATCCTTTCTCAATCCCAAGATATCTACCTGGATGACAAAGGCAAACTCTGGAACACGGAAGTCATCGAAGCTATGGAACTCCGCAGCCTGATAATTGTCGGTCAGATAATTCTCACATCTGCCCTCAACCGCCAAGAAAGTCGTGGCGCACACTTCCGGGAGGATTATCAAGAGCGAGACGATAGCAATTTCCTGAAGCACACGATGGCTTACTATTCCCCCGCCGGGATTGACCTTCAGTATAAACCTGTGACGATTACCATGTTTGAGCCAAAAGAACGGAAGTATTAG